The Plasmodium brasilianum strain Bolivian I chromosome 14, whole genome shotgun sequence genome contains a region encoding:
- a CDS encoding triose or hexose phosphate/phosphate translocator: MNDLKQNIKKNEEKKKDDITAESSTVNGININDININDIEENINDDNEKKTKKNGNTIEYYLFDVESYNSSNNRGVDSFVDLSSIRSSYLSENRKKKAKKKRGSYLKKQLKIYKKKYKILPEHNLDQDTNYENSMKNDIKEYKIYDMKDIKEDNGVNDSVPSKRKDFIIKKDVFVNVIFFSKVKSTTNLTRKEYIKYIISISALSGLSVVTGNSAYSYLEIPVISVIKSSSLILIYFLSIKFGLKEFKCSLLCSILTILLGVIMSITTLKIDSLFGIFLLVISVIASSFKWVFTNVLLRSTTMKPHIILLHIYQVALFIINYNSNLLTIEQIFTSLFLVSVGALTSIFLILAEFSLISCTSSVTLSIVFIGREAIILIIGSIFFGENVNFSSSIGIAISMIGTILYGYASK, encoded by the exons ATGAATGATCTTAAACagaatatcaaaaaaaatgaagaaaaaaaaaaagatgatatTACTGCAGAGAGTTCAACTGTTAAtggtataaatataaatgatataaacataaatgatatagaagaaaatataaatgatgacaacgaaaaaaagactaaaaaaaatgggaatactatagaatattatttatttgatgTAGAATCttataatagtagtaataacagGGGTGTGGACAGTTTCGTAGATTTAAGTTCGATAAGATCAAGTTATTTATCagaaaataggaaaaaaaaagcaaagaaaaaaagagggAGTTATCTGAAGAAACAACTAaagatttataaaaagaaatacaaaatattaccTGAACATAATTTAGATCAAGATACGAATTATGAAAATTCaatgaaaaatgatattaaagaatataaaatatatgacatGAAAGATATAAAAGAAGATAATGGAGTGAATGATTCTGTTCCATCAAAACGAAaagattttattataaaaaaggatgtatttgtaaat gTAATTTTCTTTTCGAAAGTGAAAAGTACAACAAATTTAACGCGGAAggagtatataaaatatatcatttcgA taTCTGCGTTATCAGGACTGAGTGTTGTAACAGGAAATAGCGCCTATTCTTACTTAGAAATTCCAGTCATTTCTGTCATTAAATCGAGTTCcctaatattaatatatttcttatcaATTAAATTTG GTTTAAAGGAGTTCAAATGCTCACTATTGTGTTCAATT CTAACAATATTATTGGGCGTTATTATGAGCATTACtacattaaaaatagataGTTTATTTgg aaTTTTCTTGTTGGTAATATCTGTTATCGCATCATCTTTTAAGTGGGTCTTTACAAACGTTCTTTTAAGATCTACAACAATGAAGCCacatataattcttttgCACATCTATCAAGTAGCATTGTTTATTATAA ATTACAACAGTAATCTTTTAACTATTGAGCAGATTTTTACATCACTGTTCCTGGTATCTGTTGGTGCATTAactagtatatttttaattttagcTGAATTCTCCTtgatat CTTGCACTTCATCAGTAACACTGAGTATAGTCTTTATTGGAAGAGAAGCAATAATTTTGATTATTGGATCg ATATTTTTTGGagaaaatgttaattttaGCTCATCTATTGGCATAGCCATATCCATGATTGGTACCATCCTATATGGCTATGCGtccaaataa
- a CDS encoding dynamin-like protein has translation MEYGNGGDKIFDLNSISREKLELVEVFYDKMKDTTNANALYLYALQIFKICNIHNELPRLVVFGQQSMGKTTLLDFIMGGPMGYTSSDTGTKQPIVIILKPSDTNKIECYLNKKKVNIDDLHEKMKAIMLNLNESIISKELEVEISIPGGIYATFVDLPGIKDDSKAGSELTRKIVRNYVQNFPNDIYILVKKASDDPANWPYHLREFIMKPKPLGLGLQTKQCIVVGTRALEFLNNELSTIKTLTELYDRVKKRGIMDNNDNILSLYLLELFSIPIEQKEKNDFLTNRISMYSKILNGRKNVLDLLLNKFENDCSDSIKKELIDCFDVEKFKQEVNSKFMNILIQQLRKVEVKLEKKKAKMDFYNKKLEELYNKGNILSIREQVKLYIRELVNIISNLLTGNYPILNLPKNGEDFLKKYGGTLMENLKDGNDLAMELFEKQGLYDENFLNYLNEYLNRYSNENELNKSMSSEFNYNINDGLNNSNISMDDRNNVNNHNNNNKRTDTYDNLDNIEKKNFYDKPVLVEGQTVRFILAKEESSMFGVVQNTPADTKSKNILVSFFFRNSNTEEQVQIKSVEKDRLTVIKAVETLNTGPSFLNGLQVWYKMVRDDGWVGFDKAEIIKVFNNNSKVKDVLIRNLSKNDEVISIKINDLYMDYHNDENKESEENEEMKDNDEDLLKRIAGPHTDLKILNQLAITYICKWLKYNIAKIEPEKDFSNEVLLQMMRSIHNIVDQSDWKPLVVDLLQANISGNILHLTKLASCSAAVALKRVFKAGLGEINRKIKNNYIDENIYLLSTNPKFLDELNQALHNFCKERAISCASEMKDIVFEQTYAVHFEIIEEIFDGCKLFEDNFLTPSGVKPTMSIITKNVKQNLAYRNHQLSLTDVKINKKSKSKELIQEEVKLQFWAIKMLISVPFATKIYAHFLNNILPKNKHLANVLDYSIDCESTLEKYIQSKLLNREVNGVLVPIDDKELMSHYNIIDNRDNILRKLENQKRLNQYITIVSNSIKMLKNNLSKESTLDFVTKLDFGQENKKNWHRLG, from the exons atggaatatgGCAATGGGGGCGATAAGATATTCGACTTGAATTCAATAAGTCGAGAAAAATTGGAGTTAGTTGAAGTCTTTTATGACAAAATGAAAGATACAACAAACGCAAATgcgttatatttatatgctttacagatatttaaaatatgtaatatacataatgaaTTACCTCGTTTAGTAGTGTTCGGTCAACAGTCTATGGGTAAGACGACACTTTTAGACTTTATTATGGGTGGACCGATGGGGTATACGAGTTCGGATACAGGAACAAAGCAACCAATAGTTATTATACTAAAACCTAGtgatacaaataaaatagaatgctatttaaataaaaagaaagtaaaTATTGATGATTTGCATGAGAAAATGAAAGCTATCATGCTTAATCTAAACGAGTCTATTATATCAAAAGAATTAGAAGTAGAAATATCTATACCAGGTGGTATTTATGCTACTTTTGTAGACTTACCAGGGATAAAAGATGATTCAAAGGCTGGGTCAGAATTAACAAGAAAAATTGTTCGTAATTATGTTCAAAATTTTCCAAAcgatatttatattttagtaaaaaaagcATCTGATGATCCAGCCAATTGGCCCTACCATTTAAGAGAGTTCATCATGAAACCGAAACCTTTAG GCCTTGGACTGCAAACTAAACAGTGCATAGTCGTAGGAACGAGAGCATTagaatttttgaataatgaATTAAGCACAATTAAAACATTAACAGAACTGTATGATagggtaaaaaaaagaggaattATGGATAATAACGATAACATTTTATCACTTTATTTACTAGAATTGTTTTCTATACCCATTGAacagaaggaaaaaaatgattttttaacaaatagaATTTCAATGTAttcgaaaattttaaatggaagaaaaaatgtgttagatttattattaaataagttTGAAAACGATTGTAGTGattcaattaaaaaagaactaATAGATTGTTTTGATGTGGAAAAATTCAAGCAAGAAGTAAATAgtaaatttatgaatatattaatacaacAGTTACGAAAAGTAGAAGtgaaattagaaaaaaaaaaggccaAAATggatttttataataaaaaattagaagaattatataataaaggtaatatattaagtataaGAGAACAAGTGAAACTTTATATACGTGAATTGGTTAATATAATATCTAATTTATTAACAGGAAATTATCCTATTTTAAACCTACCAAAAAATGGTgaagattttttaaaaaaatatggtgGAACTTTGatggaaaatttaaaagatggAAATGACTTGGCTATGGAATTATTTGAAAAGCAAGGATTAtatgatgaaaattttttaaattatttaaatgaatatttaaataggtattctaatgaaaatgaattaaataaatccATGTCCTCTGAATTTAactataatattaatgatggattaaataattcaaatattaGTATGGATGATAGgaataatgttaataatcataataataataataaaagaactGATACGTATGATAATTTAgataatatagaaaagaagaattttTATGATAAGCCAGTTTTAGTAGAGGGACAAACAGTACGGTTTATATTAGCAAAGGAAGAAAGTAGTATGTTTGGTGTAGTTCAAAATACTCCAGCTGatacaaaaagtaaaaatattctagTTAGCTTTTTCTTTAGAAATAGTAATACTGAAGAACAAGTACAAATTAAATCAGTTGAAAAAGATAGATTAACAGTTATAAAAGCTGTGGAAACTTTAAATACTGGTCCATCCTTTTTAAACGGATTACAAGTTTGGTATAAAATGGTAAGAGATGATGGATGGGTAGGTTTTGATAAAGCAGAAATTATTAAAGTgttcaataataatagcaaagTTAAAGATGTTCTTATAAgaaatttatcaaaaaatgatgaagtaatatctataaaaattaatgatttATATATGGATTATCacaatgatgaaaataaagaaagtgaagaaaatgaagaaatgaaAGACAATGACGAAGATTTACTTAAAAGAATAGCAGGACCACATACagatttaaaaattcttaatCAGCTTGCAATTACCTATATTTGTAAATGGCTTAAGTACAATATAGCAAAGATTGAGCCTGAAAAGGATTTTTCGAATGAAGTATTATTACAAATGATGAGGAGTATTCATAATATTGTTGATCAAAGTGATTGGAAGCCTCTGGTAGTTGATTTACTTCAAGCAAATATAAGtggaaatattttacatttaacaAAATTGGCTAGTTGCAGTGCTGCTGTAGCATTGAAAAGAGTATTCAAAGCAGGTTTAGGAGAAATTAACcgaaaaattaagaataattatattgatgaaaatatttatttattaagtaCAAATCCGAAATTTCTAGACGAATTAAATCAAGCAttgcataatttttgtaaagaAAGAGCAATTAGTTGTGCTAGCGAAATGAAAGATATAGTGTTTGAGCAAACATATGCAGTTCATTTTGAAATTATAGAGGAAATATTTGATGGatgtaaattatttgaaGATAATTTTCTTACACCTAGTGGTGTTAAACCAACCATGTctataattacaaaaaatgttaaacaAAACCTAGCATATAGAAATCATCAATTATCATTAACTGatgttaaaattaataaaaagtcTAAATCAAAGGAATTAATTCAGGAAGAAGTTAAGCTACAGTTCTGGGccataaaaatgttaatctCCGTTCCCTTTGCAACCAAAATTTATGCCCACTTCCTAAATAATATTCTGCCAAAAAATAAGCATCTAGCAAATGTTCTGGATTACTCAATTGACTGCGAGAGCACTTTGGAAAAGTACATTCAAAGTAAACTGCTCAATAGGGAGGTAAACG GTGTCCTAGTACCAATAGACGACAAGGAGCTGATGTCGCATTACAACATCATTGATAACAGAGACAACATTTTAAGGAAACTTGAAAATCAGAAGAGGCTAAATCAATACATTACCATTGTTTCAAATTCGATTAAGATGCTAAAAAATAac tTATCAAAGGAGAGTACATTAGATTTTGTGACCAAGTTAGATTTTGGccaagaaaataaaaaaaactggCATAGATTaggttaa